A region of Chelonoidis abingdonii isolate Lonesome George chromosome 8, CheloAbing_2.0, whole genome shotgun sequence DNA encodes the following proteins:
- the NCL gene encoding nucleolin isoform X1, with translation MVKIAKTPKNQAKQKKVAPPPPKDVEDSEEEDSLEEEDSSEEEVVPQKKVATPKAAVTPGKKAATPAKKEVATPAKKAVATPAKGAKNGKNAKKKDMEEEEEEEDDSEEDEDDSDESEEEVAMPVTPAVKKPVLAKPVAVSAKQESDDDEDDDDEEDDEEDDGAMDVTPAKGKKAVPVKAVPVKAKADSDDDDDDDEDEDDDDDEDEDDEDDEEEESVKEVPGKRKKEMPKQKSVPEAKKKKTEETASAFSLFMGNLNANKDYEELKTAIKEFFGKKDLPVLQVRIGGSKRFGYVDFSSAEDLDKSLEFNGKKFMGLEIKLEKARSKEILKESKKERDARTLFVKNLPYRITQDELREVFEEALEIRLVAGKDGSSKGIAYVEFKTEAEADKALEEKQGTEIEGRAIILDYTGEKSHQETQKGGESKTLIVNNLSYSATEESLQELFEKASAIRMPQNNQGKPKGYAFIEFSTAEDAKEALNSCNNTEIEGRTIRLEFSAPAGQKGSGNSRGGFSQQTKTLFVRGLSEDTTEETLRDSFEGSVNARIVMDRDTGSSKGFGFVDFSCPEDAKAAKEAMEDGEIDGNKVILDYAKPKGDGQRGGGFGGGFGGRGGRGGRGGRGGFGGRGGGRGFGGRGGGFRGGRGGGGDHKPQGKKIKFDD, from the exons GTTGTTCCTCAGAAGAAAGTGGCAACACCAAAAGCAGCAGTTACACCTGGCAAAAAGGCTGCCACTCCAGCCAAGAAGGAAGTTGCCACTCCAGCCAAGAAGGCAGTTGCCACTCCAGCCAAAGGagctaaaaatggaaaaaatgcgAAGAAAAAagacatggaggaggaggaggaggaggaagacgacagtgaggaggatgaagatgactCTG ATGAGTCTGAGGAGGAAGTAGCAATGCCTGTGACGCCTGCAGTCAAAAAGCCTGTACTGGCAAAACCTGTGGCAGTATCTGCAAAACAAGAATCTGATGACGATGAGGATGACGacgatgaggaagatgatgaggaagaCGATGGT GCAATGGACGTAACTCCagcaaaaggaaagaaagctGTTCCAGTGAAAGCTGTTCcagtgaaagcaaaggcagactctgacgacgatgatgatgatgatgaagatgagGACGATGACGACGATGAAGACGAGGATGATGAGGATGATGAAGAGGAAG AGTCTGTGAAGGAAGTTCCTGGAAAACGAAAGAAGGAAATGCCCAAGCAAAAAAGTGTCCCAGaagccaagaaaaagaaaactgaag aaactGCTTCAGCTTTCTCCCTGTTTATGGGAAACTTGAACGCCAACAAGGACTATGAGGAACTGAAGACTGCCATCAAGGAGTTCTTTGGCAAAAAAGACCTTCCAGTTCTGCAAGTCAGAATCGGTGGTTCCAA GCGGTTTGGCTATGTAGACTTCTCATCAGCCGAGGATCTGGATAAATCCCTTGAATTTAATGGGAAGAAATTCATGGGTTTGGAAATCAAACTGGAGAAAGCAAGGAGTAAAGAAATCCTTAAAGAATCAAAGAAAG AGAGAGATGCCAGAACACTCTTTGTTAAGAATCTACCTTACCGTATAACTCAGGATGAATTGAGAGAAGTATTTGAAGAAGCGCTAGAAATCAGGCTAGTGGCTGGCAAGGATGGGAGCAGTAAAGG GATTGCCTATGTAGAGTTTAAAACAGAAGCTGAGGCAGACAAGGCACTAGAGGAGAAGCAGGGCACTGAAATCGAGGGTCGTGCCATCATCTTAGACTACACAGGAGAAAAGAGCCATCAAGAGACACAGAAAG GTGGAGAGTCAAAGACCCTAATTGTGAACAACCTCTCATACAGTGCAACAGAAGAATCTCTTCAAGAACTATTTGAAAAAGCTTCTGCTATCAGGATGCCACAAAATAACCAGGGCAAGCCTAAAGG ATATGCGTTCATCGAATTTTCCACAGCTGAAGATGCTAAGGAAGCTTTGAATTCCTGTAACAACACAGAAATTGAAGGCAGAACAATCAGACTGGAATTCAGCGCACCAGCTGGACAGAAAGGCAGTGGTAACTCCAGAGGAGGATTTAGTC AACAAACCAAAACGCTGTTTGTCAGAGGCCTTTCCGAGGACACCACAGAGGAGACATTGAGGGATTCATTTGAGGGTTCTGTCAATGCCAGAATAGTCATGGACAGAGACACTGGCTCATCCAAAGG ATTTGGGTTTGTGGACTTCAGCTGCCCAGAAGATGCCAAAGCAGCTAAAGAAGCAATGGAGGATGGAGAGATTGATGGAAACAAAGTGATTCTTGACTATGCCAAGCCCAAGGGTGACGGTCAGCGTGGCGGTGGATTTGGTGGTGGATTTGGTGGacgtggaggaagaggaggacgggGTGGCCGAGGTGGATTCGGTGGACGAGGTGGCGGCAGAGGATTTGGAG GTAGAGGAGGTGGCTTccggggaggcagaggaggaggaggagatcacAAGCCACAAGGGAAGAAGATAAAATTTGATGACTAA
- the NCL gene encoding nucleolin isoform X2, translating into MVKIAKTPKNQAKQKKVAPPPPKDVEDSEEEDSLEEEDSSEEEVVPQKKVATPKAAVTPGKKAATPAKKEVATPAKKAVATPAKGAKNGKNAKKKDMEEEEEEEDDSEEDEDDSDESEEEVAMPVTPAVKKPVLAKPVAVSAKQESDDDEDDDDEEDDEEDDDSEVEAMDVTPAKGKKAVPVKAVPVKAKADSDDDDDDDEDEDDDDDEDEDDEDDEEEESVKEVPGKRKKEMPKQKSVPEAKKKKTEETASAFSLFMGNLNANKDYEELKTAIKEFFGKKDLPVLQVRIGGSKRFGYVDFSSAEDLDKSLEFNGKKFMGLEIKLEKARSKEILKESKKERDARTLFVKNLPYRITQDELREVFEEALEIRLVAGKDGSSKGIAYVEFKTEAEADKALEEKQGTEIEGRAIILDYTGEKSHQETQKGGESKTLIVNNLSYSATEESLQELFEKASAIRMPQNNQGKPKGYAFIEFSTAEDAKEALNSCNNTEIEGRTIRLEFSAPAGQKGSGNSRGGFSQQTKTLFVRGLSEDTTEETLRDSFEGSVNARIVMDRDTGSSKGFGFVDFSCPEDAKAAKEAMEDGEIDGNKVILDYAKPKGDGQRGGGFGGGFGGRGGRGGRGGRGGFGGRGGGRGFGGRGGGFRGGRGGGGDHKPQGKKIKFDD; encoded by the exons GTTGTTCCTCAGAAGAAAGTGGCAACACCAAAAGCAGCAGTTACACCTGGCAAAAAGGCTGCCACTCCAGCCAAGAAGGAAGTTGCCACTCCAGCCAAGAAGGCAGTTGCCACTCCAGCCAAAGGagctaaaaatggaaaaaatgcgAAGAAAAAagacatggaggaggaggaggaggaggaagacgacagtgaggaggatgaagatgactCTG ATGAGTCTGAGGAGGAAGTAGCAATGCCTGTGACGCCTGCAGTCAAAAAGCCTGTACTGGCAAAACCTGTGGCAGTATCTGCAAAACAAGAATCTGATGACGATGAGGATGACGacgatgaggaagatgatgaggaagaCGATG ACTCTGAAGTTGAGGCAATGGACGTAACTCCagcaaaaggaaagaaagctGTTCCAGTGAAAGCTGTTCcagtgaaagcaaaggcagactctgacgacgatgatgatgatgatgaagatgagGACGATGACGACGATGAAGACGAGGATGATGAGGATGATGAAGAGGAAG AGTCTGTGAAGGAAGTTCCTGGAAAACGAAAGAAGGAAATGCCCAAGCAAAAAAGTGTCCCAGaagccaagaaaaagaaaactgaag aaactGCTTCAGCTTTCTCCCTGTTTATGGGAAACTTGAACGCCAACAAGGACTATGAGGAACTGAAGACTGCCATCAAGGAGTTCTTTGGCAAAAAAGACCTTCCAGTTCTGCAAGTCAGAATCGGTGGTTCCAA GCGGTTTGGCTATGTAGACTTCTCATCAGCCGAGGATCTGGATAAATCCCTTGAATTTAATGGGAAGAAATTCATGGGTTTGGAAATCAAACTGGAGAAAGCAAGGAGTAAAGAAATCCTTAAAGAATCAAAGAAAG AGAGAGATGCCAGAACACTCTTTGTTAAGAATCTACCTTACCGTATAACTCAGGATGAATTGAGAGAAGTATTTGAAGAAGCGCTAGAAATCAGGCTAGTGGCTGGCAAGGATGGGAGCAGTAAAGG GATTGCCTATGTAGAGTTTAAAACAGAAGCTGAGGCAGACAAGGCACTAGAGGAGAAGCAGGGCACTGAAATCGAGGGTCGTGCCATCATCTTAGACTACACAGGAGAAAAGAGCCATCAAGAGACACAGAAAG GTGGAGAGTCAAAGACCCTAATTGTGAACAACCTCTCATACAGTGCAACAGAAGAATCTCTTCAAGAACTATTTGAAAAAGCTTCTGCTATCAGGATGCCACAAAATAACCAGGGCAAGCCTAAAGG ATATGCGTTCATCGAATTTTCCACAGCTGAAGATGCTAAGGAAGCTTTGAATTCCTGTAACAACACAGAAATTGAAGGCAGAACAATCAGACTGGAATTCAGCGCACCAGCTGGACAGAAAGGCAGTGGTAACTCCAGAGGAGGATTTAGTC AACAAACCAAAACGCTGTTTGTCAGAGGCCTTTCCGAGGACACCACAGAGGAGACATTGAGGGATTCATTTGAGGGTTCTGTCAATGCCAGAATAGTCATGGACAGAGACACTGGCTCATCCAAAGG ATTTGGGTTTGTGGACTTCAGCTGCCCAGAAGATGCCAAAGCAGCTAAAGAAGCAATGGAGGATGGAGAGATTGATGGAAACAAAGTGATTCTTGACTATGCCAAGCCCAAGGGTGACGGTCAGCGTGGCGGTGGATTTGGTGGTGGATTTGGTGGacgtggaggaagaggaggacgggGTGGCCGAGGTGGATTCGGTGGACGAGGTGGCGGCAGAGGATTTGGAG GTAGAGGAGGTGGCTTccggggaggcagaggaggaggaggagatcacAAGCCACAAGGGAAGAAGATAAAATTTGATGACTAA